One Clavelina lepadiformis chromosome 1, kaClaLepa1.1, whole genome shotgun sequence genomic region harbors:
- the LOC143447231 gene encoding trafficking protein particle complex subunit 6b-like isoform X1, protein MSTAGDASSVLFELLHSSLISYVCSSEDNKSKSVSQLEAHGFRVGQSLAEQLTKDTPRFKDDLEIMKFICRDFWNAVYQKQVDNLRTNHQGVYVLQDNNFKLFTHISAGKQYIEFAPQFLAVPCGFVRGALANLGINSVVTAEVISMPAAKFQIMIQRS, encoded by the exons ATGTCTACTGCTGGAGATGCCAGTTCTGTGCTGTTTGAACTACTTCACAGTTCTCTGATTTCCTACGTTTGCTCATCTGAAGATAATAAG AGTAAAAGCGTATCACAGCTGGAAGCTCATGGTTTTAGAGTAGGACAGAGTCTGGCTGAGCAGCTTACCAAGGACACTCCACGTTTTAAGGATGACTTAGAAATAATGAAGTTTATATGCAGGGATTTTTGGAACGCTGTTTATCAAAAACAAGTCGACAACTTGAGGACGAATCATCAG GGTGTTTATGTTTTACAAGACaacaattttaaacttttcaccCACATTTCAGCTGGCAAGCAGTACATCGAGTTTGCACCTCAG TTCCTTGCAGTGCCATGTGGATTTGTTCGGGGAGCTTTGGCAAACCTTGGTATCAACAGTGTTGTGACAGCTGAAGTGATAAGCATGCCAGCTGCTAAGTTTCAAATAATGATCCAGAGAAGTTGA
- the LOC143447231 gene encoding trafficking protein particle complex subunit 6b-like isoform X2 — MSTAGDASSVLFELLHSSLISYVCSSEDNKSKSVSQLEAHGFRVGQSLAEQLTKDTPRFKDDLEIMKFICRDFWNAVYQKQVDNLRTNHQFLAVPCGFVRGALANLGINSVVTAEVISMPAAKFQIMIQRS, encoded by the exons ATGTCTACTGCTGGAGATGCCAGTTCTGTGCTGTTTGAACTACTTCACAGTTCTCTGATTTCCTACGTTTGCTCATCTGAAGATAATAAG AGTAAAAGCGTATCACAGCTGGAAGCTCATGGTTTTAGAGTAGGACAGAGTCTGGCTGAGCAGCTTACCAAGGACACTCCACGTTTTAAGGATGACTTAGAAATAATGAAGTTTATATGCAGGGATTTTTGGAACGCTGTTTATCAAAAACAAGTCGACAACTTGAGGACGAATCATCAG TTCCTTGCAGTGCCATGTGGATTTGTTCGGGGAGCTTTGGCAAACCTTGGTATCAACAGTGTTGTGACAGCTGAAGTGATAAGCATGCCAGCTGCTAAGTTTCAAATAATGATCCAGAGAAGTTGA
- the LOC143447222 gene encoding putative phosphoglycerate kinase, with the protein MALNKLSIDKLEVKGKRVLMRVDFNVPLKDSKITNNQRIVAALPSIKYCLENGAKSVVLMSHLGRPDGRMQEKYSLAPVAEELKKLLVTNVTFLEDCVGPDVEAKCADPSAGSVILLENLRFHVEEEGKGVDAEGKKIKADPKKVEEFRQSLSKLGDLYVNDAFGTAHRAHSSMVGVNHSQRAAGNLVKKELDYFAKALHKPERPFLAILGGAKVKDKIQLIKNMLDKVNEMIIGGGMAFTFLKVLEDMKIGSSLYDEDGAKIVKELMDLAKDKNVQIHLPVDFVTGDKFGEDAAVGAATVANGIPDGWLGLDVGPESNKIFADVIKRAKLIVWNGPAGVFELPNFATGTKSIMDNVVAVTEAGATSIIGGGDTATCCAKWNTEDKVSHVSTGGGASLELLEGKVLPGVAALSDAPSL; encoded by the coding sequence ATGGCATTGAATAAACTAAGTATTGATAAACTGGAGGTAAAAGGAAAAAGAGTGTTAATGCGAGTTGATTTTAATGTACCTTTAAAAGACtcaaaaatcacaaacaatcaAAGAATTGTTGCTGCCTTGCCTTCCATTAAATATTGCCTTGAGAATGGTGCCAAATCTGTTGTGCTGATGAGCCACTTGGGTCGACCTGATGGCCGAATGCAAGAAAAATATTCTCTTGCACCAGTAGCAGAAGAGTTAAAAAAGCTTTTGGTGACCAACGTTACCTTTCTTGAGGATTGTGTAGGTCCAGATGTTGAGGCAAAGTGTGCTGATCCTTCTGCTGGATCTGTTATCCTCCTTGAAAATTTAAGATTTCATGTGGAAGAGGAAGGTAAAGGTGTGGATGCAGAAGGTAAAAAGATAAAAGCTGATCcaaaaaaagttgaagaaTTCAGGCAAAGTCTATCAAAACTTGGTGACTTGTATGTTAATGATGCATTTGGAACTGCTCACAGAGCCCATAGTTCTATGGTTGGAGTGAACCACAGTCAACGTGCTGCAGGAAATTTGGTAAAGAAAGAATTAGATTATTTTGCCAAAGCCCTGCACAAACCTGAAAGGCCATTTCTTGCCATCTTAGGAGGTGCCAAAGTTAAGGACAAGATTCAATTGATCAAAAACATGTTAGATAAAGTAAATGAGATGATCATTGGTGGTGGAATGGCCTTTACTTTCCTTAAGGTTCTTGAGGACATGAAAATTGGTAGTTCACTTTATGATGAAGATGGAGCGAAAATTGTTAAGGAGCTAATGGATCTAGCAAAGGACAAAAATGTACAAATTCATCTGCCTGTTGACTTCGTTACGGGTGACAAGTTTGGTGAGGATGCTGCAGTTGGAGCAGCAACTGTTGCAAATGGAATTCCTGATGGCTGGTTGGGTTTGGACGTTGGTCCTGAAAGCAACAAGATTTTCGCAGATGTTATTAAAAGAGCAAAGCTAATTGTTTGGAATGGACCAGCTGGAGTTTTTGAGCTACCTAACTTTGCAACTGGAACAAAGTCAATAATGGATAATGTGGTCGCCGTTACAGAAGCAGGAGCAACATCCATTATTGGTGGTGGCGATACTGCAACATGCTGCGCTAAATGGAATACGGAAGATAAAGTGAGTCATGTCAGCACTGGTGGTGGAGCAAGTCTGGAGCTACTTGAGGGTAAAGTTCTTCCAGGTGTTGCTGCCTTGTCAGATGCCCCTAGCCTGTGA
- the LOC143465524 gene encoding CWF19-like protein 1 isoform X1: MATSLKILVCGDIQGNLDTVFSRVQKLLKKGSNFDMLFCVGEFFGDEKSSHENWLSYRNGTKKAPIATYILGANHPDHVAQYDIGSEDGFEFCDNITFLGKKGIFTGSSGLRIAYLSGCESPAGSGPGPKHCFTPGDLQALTVSLNATGNDFGGVDILLTSCWPKGVTLYGNAVNSEKCKGCGSPLVSQLAQALKPRYHFAGLEGVHYERVPYRNHTVLAESSKHATRFIALAPVGNSQKQKYLYAFTITPMQHMNSSELNKQPPDTTECPYKTKNNKPSANNDVGEQFRWNMNYTDQSRNRKRKSDNNNYRPEKKQARPQDWSCWFCLGGEKVDKHLVASVGHLCYVALAKGGLTDNHVLILPIAHHPSSIALPDDTAEEVEKYKHAMKEAFASSGRPCVFFERSFRTDHVQIQVVPLPMGTTSEDVKSAFYAVADGNMDRQGKRSPLELTELPKQTDLKQVLAAGCPFFHVELPDGTRLLHRIQRHFPLQFGREALCSKSVLNMPDRIDWRSCATSRDQETKYAQNFRDFFKKFDFTFDSDDNEDNDDDEEN, encoded by the exons ATGGCAACTTCACTTAAAAT ATTAGTTTGTGGTGACATACAAGGTAACTTGGACACTGTTTTTAGTAGAGTGCAAAAACTCCTCAAGAAAGGGTCAAACTTTGAT ATGCTTTTTTGTGTTGGTGAGTTTTTTGGGGATGAGAAGTCCTCACATGAAAATTGGCTTTCTTATCGCAATGGTACCAAGAAGGCTCCAATAGCAACTTACATATTGGGTGCTAATCATCCAGATCATGTTGCTCAATATGACATTGGCTCTGAAGATGGATTTGAGTTTTGTGATAACATCACTTTCTTAG GGAAAAAAGGAATCTTTACTGGATCCTCTGGTTTACGTATTGCATATCTAAGCGGATGTGAATCTCCAGCTGGTTCAGGCCCAGGTCCAAAGCATTGCTTCACTCCAGGAGACCTCCAAGCTCTTACTGTGTCACTAAATGCAACTGGCAATGACTTCGGTGGGGTTGATATATTATTAACATCTTGTTGGCCAAAAGGGGTGACACTTTACGGCAATGCTGTG AATTCTGAGAAGTGTAAAGGTTGTGGCTCTCCTCTGGTCTCACAGCTAGCACAGGCTCTCAAACCAAG ATACCATTTTGCTGGCCTTGAAGGAGTTCATTATGAGCGGGTCCCATACAGGAACCATACAGTTTTAGCTGAGTCATCCAAACATGCAACAAGATTCATTGCTTTAGCTCCAGTTGGGAATTCTCAGAAGCAAAAG TATCTGTACGCTTTCACTATCACACCAATGCAACATATGAATTCGTCTGAACTTAACAAGCAACCACCAGACACTACTGAATGTCCATACAAGACAAAGAATAATAAACCTTCAGCTAATAATGACGTTGGCGAG caATTTAGATGGAATATGAATTACACAGACCAGTCTCGTAATAGAAAGAGGAAATCAGATAATAACAATTATCGTCCAGAGAAAAAACAAGCACGACCTC AGGATTGGTCTTGTTGGTTCTGTTTGGGAGGAGAAAAAGTTGACAAACATTTAGTTGCAAGCGTCGGACACTTG tGTTATGTTGCACTGGCCAAAGGAGGTTTAACTGACAATCATGTCCTTATTCTCCCCATTGCACACCATCCTTCATCCATTGCTCTTCCTGATGACACAGCCGAAGAAGTTGAAAAGTACAAGCATGCAATGAAAGAAGCGTTTGCAAGCAGTGGACGGCCTTGTGTATTTTTCGAGAGAAGCTTTCGAACTGATCATGTGCAAATCCAG GTTGTGCCACTACCAATGGGAACAACGTCTGAAGATGTTAAAAGTGCATTTTATGCTGTGGCTGATGGTAATATGGATAGACAAGGAAAACGTTCACCATTAGAACTTACAGAATTACCAAAACAAACTGACTTAAAGCAG GTTTTGGCAGCAGGCTGCCCTTTTTTTCATGTCGAGTTACCTGATGGGACACGTTTATTGCACAGAATACAAAGGCATTTTCCACTTCAATTTGGAAG AGAGGCGCTGTGTTCTAAGTCAGTCTTAAATATGCCCGATCGCATTGACTGGCGATCTTGTGCTACAAGCCGCGatcaagaaacaaaatatgcTCAAAACTTCCGtgacttttttaaaaaatttgattttaccTTCGACTCTGACGACAACGAAGATAATGACGACGATGAAGAAAATTAA
- the LOC143465524 gene encoding CWF19-like protein 1 isoform X2: protein MCMLFCVGEFFGDEKSSHENWLSYRNGTKKAPIATYILGANHPDHVAQYDIGSEDGFEFCDNITFLGKKGIFTGSSGLRIAYLSGCESPAGSGPGPKHCFTPGDLQALTVSLNATGNDFGGVDILLTSCWPKGVTLYGNAVNSEKCKGCGSPLVSQLAQALKPRYHFAGLEGVHYERVPYRNHTVLAESSKHATRFIALAPVGNSQKQKYLYAFTITPMQHMNSSELNKQPPDTTECPYKTKNNKPSANNDVGEQFRWNMNYTDQSRNRKRKSDNNNYRPEKKQARPQDWSCWFCLGGEKVDKHLVASVGHLCYVALAKGGLTDNHVLILPIAHHPSSIALPDDTAEEVEKYKHAMKEAFASSGRPCVFFERSFRTDHVQIQVVPLPMGTTSEDVKSAFYAVADGNMDRQGKRSPLELTELPKQTDLKQVLAAGCPFFHVELPDGTRLLHRIQRHFPLQFGREALCSKSVLNMPDRIDWRSCATSRDQETKYAQNFRDFFKKFDFTFDSDDNEDNDDDEEN from the exons ATGTGT ATGCTTTTTTGTGTTGGTGAGTTTTTTGGGGATGAGAAGTCCTCACATGAAAATTGGCTTTCTTATCGCAATGGTACCAAGAAGGCTCCAATAGCAACTTACATATTGGGTGCTAATCATCCAGATCATGTTGCTCAATATGACATTGGCTCTGAAGATGGATTTGAGTTTTGTGATAACATCACTTTCTTAG GGAAAAAAGGAATCTTTACTGGATCCTCTGGTTTACGTATTGCATATCTAAGCGGATGTGAATCTCCAGCTGGTTCAGGCCCAGGTCCAAAGCATTGCTTCACTCCAGGAGACCTCCAAGCTCTTACTGTGTCACTAAATGCAACTGGCAATGACTTCGGTGGGGTTGATATATTATTAACATCTTGTTGGCCAAAAGGGGTGACACTTTACGGCAATGCTGTG AATTCTGAGAAGTGTAAAGGTTGTGGCTCTCCTCTGGTCTCACAGCTAGCACAGGCTCTCAAACCAAG ATACCATTTTGCTGGCCTTGAAGGAGTTCATTATGAGCGGGTCCCATACAGGAACCATACAGTTTTAGCTGAGTCATCCAAACATGCAACAAGATTCATTGCTTTAGCTCCAGTTGGGAATTCTCAGAAGCAAAAG TATCTGTACGCTTTCACTATCACACCAATGCAACATATGAATTCGTCTGAACTTAACAAGCAACCACCAGACACTACTGAATGTCCATACAAGACAAAGAATAATAAACCTTCAGCTAATAATGACGTTGGCGAG caATTTAGATGGAATATGAATTACACAGACCAGTCTCGTAATAGAAAGAGGAAATCAGATAATAACAATTATCGTCCAGAGAAAAAACAAGCACGACCTC AGGATTGGTCTTGTTGGTTCTGTTTGGGAGGAGAAAAAGTTGACAAACATTTAGTTGCAAGCGTCGGACACTTG tGTTATGTTGCACTGGCCAAAGGAGGTTTAACTGACAATCATGTCCTTATTCTCCCCATTGCACACCATCCTTCATCCATTGCTCTTCCTGATGACACAGCCGAAGAAGTTGAAAAGTACAAGCATGCAATGAAAGAAGCGTTTGCAAGCAGTGGACGGCCTTGTGTATTTTTCGAGAGAAGCTTTCGAACTGATCATGTGCAAATCCAG GTTGTGCCACTACCAATGGGAACAACGTCTGAAGATGTTAAAAGTGCATTTTATGCTGTGGCTGATGGTAATATGGATAGACAAGGAAAACGTTCACCATTAGAACTTACAGAATTACCAAAACAAACTGACTTAAAGCAG GTTTTGGCAGCAGGCTGCCCTTTTTTTCATGTCGAGTTACCTGATGGGACACGTTTATTGCACAGAATACAAAGGCATTTTCCACTTCAATTTGGAAG AGAGGCGCTGTGTTCTAAGTCAGTCTTAAATATGCCCGATCGCATTGACTGGCGATCTTGTGCTACAAGCCGCGatcaagaaacaaaatatgcTCAAAACTTCCGtgacttttttaaaaaatttgattttaccTTCGACTCTGACGACAACGAAGATAATGACGACGATGAAGAAAATTAA
- the LOC143465524 gene encoding CWF19-like protein 1 isoform X3 has product MLFCVGEFFGDEKSSHENWLSYRNGTKKAPIATYILGANHPDHVAQYDIGSEDGFEFCDNITFLGKKGIFTGSSGLRIAYLSGCESPAGSGPGPKHCFTPGDLQALTVSLNATGNDFGGVDILLTSCWPKGVTLYGNAVNSEKCKGCGSPLVSQLAQALKPRYHFAGLEGVHYERVPYRNHTVLAESSKHATRFIALAPVGNSQKQKYLYAFTITPMQHMNSSELNKQPPDTTECPYKTKNNKPSANNDVGEQFRWNMNYTDQSRNRKRKSDNNNYRPEKKQARPQDWSCWFCLGGEKVDKHLVASVGHLCYVALAKGGLTDNHVLILPIAHHPSSIALPDDTAEEVEKYKHAMKEAFASSGRPCVFFERSFRTDHVQIQVVPLPMGTTSEDVKSAFYAVADGNMDRQGKRSPLELTELPKQTDLKQVLAAGCPFFHVELPDGTRLLHRIQRHFPLQFGREALCSKSVLNMPDRIDWRSCATSRDQETKYAQNFRDFFKKFDFTFDSDDNEDNDDDEEN; this is encoded by the exons ATGCTTTTTTGTGTTGGTGAGTTTTTTGGGGATGAGAAGTCCTCACATGAAAATTGGCTTTCTTATCGCAATGGTACCAAGAAGGCTCCAATAGCAACTTACATATTGGGTGCTAATCATCCAGATCATGTTGCTCAATATGACATTGGCTCTGAAGATGGATTTGAGTTTTGTGATAACATCACTTTCTTAG GGAAAAAAGGAATCTTTACTGGATCCTCTGGTTTACGTATTGCATATCTAAGCGGATGTGAATCTCCAGCTGGTTCAGGCCCAGGTCCAAAGCATTGCTTCACTCCAGGAGACCTCCAAGCTCTTACTGTGTCACTAAATGCAACTGGCAATGACTTCGGTGGGGTTGATATATTATTAACATCTTGTTGGCCAAAAGGGGTGACACTTTACGGCAATGCTGTG AATTCTGAGAAGTGTAAAGGTTGTGGCTCTCCTCTGGTCTCACAGCTAGCACAGGCTCTCAAACCAAG ATACCATTTTGCTGGCCTTGAAGGAGTTCATTATGAGCGGGTCCCATACAGGAACCATACAGTTTTAGCTGAGTCATCCAAACATGCAACAAGATTCATTGCTTTAGCTCCAGTTGGGAATTCTCAGAAGCAAAAG TATCTGTACGCTTTCACTATCACACCAATGCAACATATGAATTCGTCTGAACTTAACAAGCAACCACCAGACACTACTGAATGTCCATACAAGACAAAGAATAATAAACCTTCAGCTAATAATGACGTTGGCGAG caATTTAGATGGAATATGAATTACACAGACCAGTCTCGTAATAGAAAGAGGAAATCAGATAATAACAATTATCGTCCAGAGAAAAAACAAGCACGACCTC AGGATTGGTCTTGTTGGTTCTGTTTGGGAGGAGAAAAAGTTGACAAACATTTAGTTGCAAGCGTCGGACACTTG tGTTATGTTGCACTGGCCAAAGGAGGTTTAACTGACAATCATGTCCTTATTCTCCCCATTGCACACCATCCTTCATCCATTGCTCTTCCTGATGACACAGCCGAAGAAGTTGAAAAGTACAAGCATGCAATGAAAGAAGCGTTTGCAAGCAGTGGACGGCCTTGTGTATTTTTCGAGAGAAGCTTTCGAACTGATCATGTGCAAATCCAG GTTGTGCCACTACCAATGGGAACAACGTCTGAAGATGTTAAAAGTGCATTTTATGCTGTGGCTGATGGTAATATGGATAGACAAGGAAAACGTTCACCATTAGAACTTACAGAATTACCAAAACAAACTGACTTAAAGCAG GTTTTGGCAGCAGGCTGCCCTTTTTTTCATGTCGAGTTACCTGATGGGACACGTTTATTGCACAGAATACAAAGGCATTTTCCACTTCAATTTGGAAG AGAGGCGCTGTGTTCTAAGTCAGTCTTAAATATGCCCGATCGCATTGACTGGCGATCTTGTGCTACAAGCCGCGatcaagaaacaaaatatgcTCAAAACTTCCGtgacttttttaaaaaatttgattttaccTTCGACTCTGACGACAACGAAGATAATGACGACGATGAAGAAAATTAA
- the LOC143472756 gene encoding uncharacterized protein LOC143472756, with the protein MHWLLIAVTVTLLKPAYSCPSDCICSGNSVDCQQRSLTALPSGIPISTEELYLQSNTFTILTANMFSAFSSLRILSLDSCSITTIEADAFVGLTSLTHLSLSQNNIETFPDSAFSSISSTIVSLSLSGNSINSLEASNLFAGMTGLTTLDFSANQLTVIPANVFIDLSAVTTFNLANNKITAIGTNSLNGLSTLTILQIDANVISTIEAGAFSSMTALQVVNINSNELTTLSTGVFDSLSSLEVINLQSNKIDTLSSAMFSNLPSLTTVNLRSNKLTSAHNVFSAITSLMFLDLSNNLHTTVSDTFLNANLQTLDFADNQITRVSGFPFTALSRLRTLSLQNNLISTFIDGVIGGIATLETVDLSNNSLTAVPTESFSGWVGTTSVQTLTLSDNQITNIEANAFVNCQNVRDIDLRRNGLSTLNANSFANLPQLRRIYLSSNSITQISAQSFNTLIRLETVYLEENTLELIETGAFQDLDVFTTLDVSNNLIHTVQDGAFSNTPQLSTLTAKSNKLTSVPKLALTTLAALQTLDLSTNLINGLNEAKSFGDLSNLFFLYLQNNSISSIVENCLGGLPALTTLDLSRNNLESILVALATENTLPSLTTFSLASNSLTSISSVAFIGFTAVSSLDLSQNSLTSLDDGLLEVMRDTLVTLTISGNTWQCDCDLAWLQRNFTSAIVDGVCASSETLGSSGTWDPGDCTVITTTTTTTTTTSTVAVEVPLTITTMSYSVEVDVGELVSLMCVAIGTLEPTVAWLSPTGDVILTGEHYEFDSSSGTLNITGITSNMAGSYHCQADNEAGDTATLEVTVIVRYPPDIVQFGSVTVSAEGSISLPCSVNAYPYASVQWTTPSGLVIDTNSTGSLILTSSGTLHMAERSNLDTGYYTCDASNVMGTTNESGFVYIYNSTSEYSVQSRSANVGDEVALSCAGLVSTSDTAFSWSLPSGHTILSSSQLTVSAGGAAKIAYISSTGTITAHSDGSRQSQELAGKFSVSNSDGSLTITSFATSTSVTTDSITTLAGSYSCQSSRGLFNYVVSDASSTTTAVTTTLSSGTSSGMEGLSAYYIVLGSLLCVMLIVFIIFFGKRYRKPESSEKEGLIYTNS; encoded by the exons ATGCACTGGCTACTAATAGCAGTGACTGTCACGTTACTCAAACCAGCGTATTCTTGTCCATCGGATTGCATTTGCAGTGGGAACTCCGTAGACTGCCAGCAAAGAAGTCTAACCGCCTTGCCCAGTGGAATCCCAATATCTACAGAGGAATTATATCTTCAAAGCAACACCTTCACGATCTTGACGGCAAATATGTTTAGCGCGTTCTCTTCCTTGAG AATACTATCCCTGGATTCCTGCTCTATCACCACTATCGAAGCTGATGCATTCGTTGGATTAACATCTTTAACCCATCTTTCTTTGTCGCAAAACAACATTGAAACTTTTCCTGATTCTGCTTTCAGCTCAATTTCATCGACAATCGTTTCG CTTTCCCTTTCTGGCAACTCAATTAACTCCCTCGAAGCTTCCAACCTATTTGCGGGCATGACCGGCCTCACAACTTTGGACTTTTCTGCAAATCAATTGACTGTTATACCGGCGAATGTCTTTATAGACCTCTCAGCGGTGACTACATTCA ACCTAGccaacaataaaataactgCGATAGGAACCAATTCCTTGAATGGTTTGTCAACATTGACCATACTGCAGATCGATGCAAATGTTATCTCAACGATCGAAGCTGGTGCATTTTCCTCAATGACTGCTCTACAAGTT GTAAACATCAACAGTAACGAATTAACCACGCTATCGACTGGAGTATTTGACAGCTTGAGCAGTTTGGAGGTGATAAATTTACAGTCAAACAAAATAGACACATTATCGTCCGCTATGTTCTCCAACCTTCCCAGCTTAACG ACGGTGAATCTTCGTAGCAACAAGCTTACAAGTGCTCATAACGTTTTCAGTGCAATCACTTCCCTCATGTTTTTGGATTTATCAAATAATCTGCATACCACCGTGTCAGATACATTTTTGAATGCAAACTTGCAAACTTTGGACTTCGCTGACAATCAAATTACAAGAGTGTCCGGGTTTCCGTTTACTGCCTTGTCG AGGCTCCGAACTTTGAGTTTACAAAACAATCTTATATCAACTTTTATTGATGGCGTTATCGGGGGAATAGCAACACTGGAAACTGTTGATCTTTCCAACAATAGCCTAACAGCAGTACCAACAGAGTCATTTTCTGGATGGGTAGGAACAACGTCTGTTCAAA cACTTACGCTAAGTGACAACCAAATTACAAATATTGAAGCAAATGCATTTGTCAACTGCCAGAATGTAAGAGATATCGACCTTCGTCGCAATGGATTGAGCACACTCAATGCGAACTCATTTGCAAATTTACCCCAGTTAAGA AGGATTTATCTGTCGTCGAACTCTATCACTCAAATTTCTGCGCAAAGTTTTAACACTTTAATTAGATTGGAAACTGTTTATTTGGAAGAAAATACTCTTGAACTAATTGAAACCGGTGCGTTTCAAGACCTAGATGTTTTTACGACTTTAGATGTGAGCAATAACCTCATTCACACAGTTCAGGATGGTGCCTTTTCGAACACACCGCAATTATCAACATTGACAGCAAAATCTAATAAGCTTACAAGCGTTCCAAAACTTGCTCTGACAACGCTAGCGGCGCTACAAACACTTGATCTAAGCACCAATCTCATCAATGGACTCAATGAAGCAAAATCTTTCGGAGACCTGtctaatttgttttttttgtatctTCAAAACAACTCAATTTCATCCATCGTTGAAAACTGCCTCGGCGGCTTGCCTGCACTTACTACACTTGATTTGTCTCGCAATAATTTGGAAAGTATTTTGGTAGCTCTTGCAACCGAAAATACATTACCCTCTTTGACTACATTTTCTCTCGCAAGTAATAGTTTAACCAGCATTAGCTCCGTCGCTTTCATTGGATTCACAGCTGTGTCGTCATTAGATCTTTCTCAAAATTCTCTGACAAGTCTTGATGACGGACTACTGGAAGTTATGCGTGATACTTTAGT GACGTTGACCATTTCCGGAAATACATGGCAGTGTGATTGCGATCTGGCATGGTTACAGAGAAATTTTACTTCGGCTATTGTGGATGGTGTGTGTGCATCGTCAGAAACACTTGGCTCTAGCGGTACATGGGATCCTGGTGATTGCACTGTTATAACTACAACTACTACCACGACGACAACTACGTCTACAG TGGCTGTTGAAGtacctttaacgataacaaccATGTCTTATTCTGTGGAAGTGGATGTGGGCGAGTTAGTTTCTTTGATGTGTGTTGCCATAGGAACACTTGAGCCCACAGTAGCTTGGTTATCTCCCACCGGTGACGTAATATTGACTGGAGAGCATTACGAATTTGACAGTTCGTCAG GCACTCTGAATATTACTGGAATCACATCCAATATGGCCGGTAGTTACCATTGCCAGGCGGATAATGAAGCTGGCGACACGGCTACTCTCGAGGTCACAGTTATTGTGCGTTATCCTCCTGATATTGTTCAGTTTGGGTCAGTTACCGTGTCAGCGGAAGGATCGATCTCATTGCCATGTAGTGTCAATGCCTATCCTTATGCCTCCGTACAATGGACTACTCCAAGCGGATTGGTGATTGACACAAACAG TACCGGCAGTTTAATCTTGACGTCTAGCGGTACTTTGCACATGGCTGAAAGATCCAATCTTGACACAGGTTATTACACTTGCGATGCAAGCAACGTGATGGGTACAACAAATGAAAGTGGATTTGTTTATATCTACAATTCAACTTCG gaaTATTCTGTGCAATCTCGTTCAGCAAACGTTGGAGATGAAGTTGCCCTCTCTTGCGCTGGCTTAGTTTCAACTAGTGATACCGCATTTTCATGGAGCTTGCCATCAGGACATACGATATTATCCTCTAGTCAACTAACAGTTAGCGCTGGCGGAGCTGCTAAAATAGCATATATATCTTCTACCGGCACCATTACCGCTCACTCTGACGGATCAAGACAATCGCAAGAACTGGCCGGCAAATTTTCCGTTAGCAACTCAGACGGATCCTTAACCATAACCAGTTTTGCTACGTCAACTTCAGTTACAACCGATTCGATTACTACGTTAGCAGGATCTTACAGTTGTCAGTCTTCGCGGGGACTGTTCAATTACGTAGTTTCGGATGCCAGTTCCACCACAACAGCCGTCACTACCACTTTATCAAGCGGGACAAGTTCTGGTATGGAGGGTCTTTCTGCTTATTACATTGTCTTAGGCAGCCTTCTCTGTGTAATGTTGATAGTGTTCATCATATTTTTCGGTAAACGGTATCGAAAACCAGAGTCATCGGAAAAAGAAGGTTTAATATATACAAACTCTTAA